A DNA window from Mesorhizobium sp. C432A contains the following coding sequences:
- a CDS encoding metalloregulator ArsR/SmtB family transcription factor — protein sequence MADSLAEPDHANCAPPQSRAVAASFAALSHPARIEILRHLSASRSCCCREVVDHLDLAQSTVSQHLKILVEAGLVRFEPDRQRSRYQLDRAALADVSASLTALVNSCCSGR from the coding sequence ATGGCAGACTCGCTCGCTGAACCAGACCACGCAAACTGCGCACCGCCCCAAAGCCGCGCCGTTGCCGCGAGCTTCGCCGCACTCTCGCACCCGGCGCGCATCGAGATCCTTAGACATCTGTCGGCCAGCCGCTCCTGCTGCTGCCGTGAGGTTGTCGACCATCTCGACCTCGCGCAGTCGACGGTCTCCCAGCATCTGAAAATCCTGGTCGAAGCAGGCTTGGTCCGCTTCGAGCCCGACCGCCAGCGCTCGCGCTATCAACTCGACCGCGCCGCGCTCGCCGACGTTTCCGCATCGCTGACCGCACTCGTCAATTCCTGCTGCTCCGGCCGCTGA
- a CDS encoding glutathione S-transferase family protein, translating to MYVLHIANKNYSSWSLRPWVLMRTLDIPFEEQLTPFPTGPSFDLYRAFSPSGRVPCLVDDGWAVWDSLAIAEYLAERHHGVWPAEAKARAWARSAAAEMHSGFTALRGACPMNCGLRVKPLPMSDALKQDLFRLGDLWDDGLARFGGPFLAGGHFTAVDAFFAPVAFRVQSYGLSFEGAAAAYPAQLLGLPAMQEWYAAGLAETWREPDHEAEVAAAGTIVEDLRATA from the coding sequence ATGTACGTGCTGCATATCGCCAACAAGAACTATTCGTCATGGTCGCTGCGGCCATGGGTGCTGATGCGCACCCTCGACATTCCGTTCGAGGAGCAATTGACGCCGTTTCCGACCGGGCCCAGTTTCGATCTCTACCGGGCGTTCTCGCCCAGCGGGCGTGTGCCTTGCCTGGTGGATGACGGCTGGGCTGTCTGGGATTCGCTGGCTATTGCCGAGTACCTTGCCGAGCGCCACCACGGTGTGTGGCCTGCCGAGGCCAAGGCGCGAGCCTGGGCGCGCTCGGCCGCCGCCGAAATGCATTCTGGTTTCACGGCCTTGCGCGGCGCATGCCCGATGAATTGCGGCTTGCGGGTAAAACCGTTGCCGATGTCGGACGCGCTGAAGCAGGATCTGTTCCGTTTGGGCGATCTCTGGGACGATGGCCTTGCCCGGTTCGGCGGGCCGTTCCTTGCCGGCGGCCACTTCACCGCCGTCGATGCCTTCTTCGCCCCGGTGGCGTTCCGCGTCCAGTCCTATGGATTGTCTTTCGAAGGGGCAGCTGCAGCCTATCCCGCGCAATTGCTTGGCCTGCCGGCCATGCAGGAATGGTATGCCGCGGGTCTCGCCGAGACCTGGCGGGAGCCGGACCATGAGGCGGAGGTCGCTGCCGCCGGCACCATCGTCGAGGATCTTCGCGCTACGGCGTGA
- a CDS encoding TIGR00730 family Rossman fold protein, which yields MNTIRSVCVYCGSSPGRDEIYAKAGHLLGRSLAKAGLRLVYGGGTKGIMGAVAEGALKAGGKVTGIIPRFLINKEATETALDRLDELLITDNMHERKHKMFEKSDAFVALPGGIGTVEEIVEIMTWGQLGHHRKPIVFANVQGFWDPMLALLDHMASEGFIHTAQRVRPLVVEDPEAIVAAIMVAGSSVDAPTEGVQSVIDKM from the coding sequence ATGAACACGATTCGATCCGTCTGCGTCTACTGCGGCTCGTCGCCGGGCCGCGATGAAATCTATGCCAAGGCCGGGCACCTGCTTGGCCGCTCGCTCGCCAAAGCCGGCCTGCGGCTGGTCTATGGCGGCGGCACCAAAGGCATTATGGGCGCAGTCGCCGAAGGCGCGCTCAAGGCCGGCGGCAAGGTAACGGGCATCATTCCGCGCTTCCTCATCAACAAGGAGGCGACCGAAACCGCGCTTGACCGGCTCGACGAGTTGCTGATCACCGACAACATGCACGAGCGCAAGCACAAGATGTTCGAGAAATCCGACGCCTTTGTGGCGCTGCCCGGCGGCATCGGCACGGTCGAGGAAATCGTCGAGATCATGACCTGGGGCCAGCTCGGCCATCACCGCAAGCCGATCGTCTTCGCCAACGTTCAAGGGTTCTGGGATCCGATGCTGGCGCTGCTCGACCATATGGCCAGCGAAGGCTTCATCCACACCGCACAGCGGGTCAGGCCGCTGGTGGTCGAAGACCCCGAGGCAATCGTCGCCGCCATCATGGTGGCGGGGTCGTCGGTCGATGCCCCGACGGAAGGCGTGCAGTCGGTGATTGATAAGATGTGA
- the pip gene encoding prolyl aminopeptidase, which translates to MNSELRTLYPEIEAFESGMLDVGDGHHIYWERSGTRGAKPAVFLHGGPGGGFSPKHRQLFDPKLYDVILFDQRGCGKSTPNASLEANTTWHLVADIERLREMCGFEKWLVFGGSWGSTLALAYAETHPNRVSELVVRGIYTLTRAELEWYYQFGVSEMFPDKWERFLAPIPEAERGDMMAAYRRRLVGADGKAQLEAALAWSLWEGETITLLPEPETSDKFGEDDFAIAFARIENHYFVHAGWLEEGQLLRDAYKLADIPGTIVHGRYDMPCPARYAWALHKAWPKADFHLIEGAGHSYSEPGILDRLIRATDGFAGK; encoded by the coding sequence ATGAACAGTGAACTTCGTACTCTTTATCCAGAGATCGAGGCGTTCGAGTCCGGCATGCTCGATGTCGGCGACGGCCATCATATCTACTGGGAGCGCTCCGGAACCAGGGGCGCCAAGCCGGCCGTTTTCCTGCATGGCGGTCCCGGCGGCGGCTTCTCGCCAAAACATCGGCAATTGTTCGACCCGAAGCTTTACGACGTCATCCTGTTCGACCAGCGCGGCTGCGGGAAATCGACACCCAACGCCTCGCTCGAGGCCAACACCACCTGGCACCTGGTTGCCGACATCGAGCGGCTGCGTGAGATGTGCGGCTTCGAAAAATGGCTGGTGTTCGGCGGCTCGTGGGGCTCGACGCTGGCGCTGGCCTATGCCGAGACGCATCCTAATCGCGTCAGCGAGCTTGTCGTGCGCGGCATCTACACGCTGACCCGCGCCGAACTCGAATGGTACTATCAGTTCGGCGTCTCCGAGATGTTCCCCGACAAATGGGAGCGTTTCCTGGCGCCAATTCCTGAAGCCGAGCGCGGCGACATGATGGCCGCTTACCGCAGGCGGTTGGTCGGCGCCGATGGCAAGGCGCAGCTGGAAGCCGCCCTTGCCTGGAGCCTGTGGGAAGGTGAGACGATCACGCTGCTACCGGAGCCGGAGACCAGCGACAAGTTCGGCGAGGACGACTTCGCCATCGCCTTTGCCCGCATCGAGAACCACTATTTCGTCCACGCCGGCTGGCTGGAGGAGGGGCAGCTTCTGCGCGATGCCTATAAGCTCGCGGATATTCCCGGCACAATCGTCCACGGCCGCTACGACATGCCGTGCCCGGCGCGCTATGCCTGGGCCCTGCACAAGGCCTGGCCGAAGGCGGATTTCCACCTCATCGAAGGCGCCGGCCATTCCTATTCGGAGCCGGGGATTCTGGATCGGCTGATACGCGCGACGGATGGGTTTGCGGGGAAATGA
- a CDS encoding GFA family protein — MSLDNRPIYTGGCQCGAVRFRVEGALGDASICHCRMCQKAFGSFYAPLVSVRGAKLDWTRGEPKYFASSSHVDRGFCANCGTPLTFTAPDGIGLAIGAFDNPADIVPLIQWGTEAKLPYVDTIPQLPAEDTMADMSSAPYLAELVSYQHPDHDTDQWDTEHRPPEGKS, encoded by the coding sequence ATGAGCCTCGACAACCGGCCGATCTACACCGGCGGCTGCCAGTGCGGCGCGGTGCGCTTTCGCGTCGAGGGTGCGCTGGGTGACGCCTCGATCTGCCATTGCCGCATGTGCCAGAAGGCGTTCGGCTCATTTTACGCGCCCCTGGTCTCGGTGCGTGGCGCCAAACTCGACTGGACGCGCGGCGAACCGAAATATTTCGCCTCGTCCAGCCATGTCGATCGTGGCTTTTGCGCCAATTGCGGCACGCCGCTGACCTTTACCGCGCCCGACGGCATCGGCCTCGCCATTGGCGCCTTCGACAATCCGGCTGATATCGTGCCGCTGATCCAGTGGGGCACGGAGGCAAAACTTCCCTATGTCGATACCATCCCGCAATTGCCGGCCGAGGACACTATGGCCGACATGTCGTCGGCGCCTTATCTCGCCGAGCTCGTCTCCTACCAGCATCCCGACCATGACACCGACCAATGGGACACCGAACACCGGCCGCCAGAGGGAAAATCATGA
- a CDS encoding endonuclease domain-containing protein produces MGHDLVPSRQRKNAKSMRRVMTDAELKLWNELRAHRLMGMSFRRQVPIRPYIVDFACSAHHLVVEVDGSQHADVEDAERDKARSAQLSASGWTILRFWNDDVIRDIDNVCQHIVIEAGLAGADVPAPAREELVS; encoded by the coding sequence ATGGGTCACGACCTCGTTCCATCGCGTCAGCGCAAGAATGCAAAGTCCATGCGTCGCGTCATGACCGATGCCGAGCTGAAACTGTGGAATGAGTTGCGGGCTCACCGGCTGATGGGGATGAGCTTTCGCCGACAGGTACCGATTAGGCCCTACATTGTCGACTTCGCCTGTTCGGCCCACCACCTCGTAGTCGAGGTTGATGGCAGTCAGCATGCCGACGTAGAAGATGCAGAACGCGACAAGGCACGCAGCGCTCAATTGAGTGCCAGTGGCTGGACCATCCTGCGCTTCTGGAACGACGACGTCATCCGCGATATCGACAATGTCTGCCAGCACATCGTGATCGAGGCCGGCTTGGCCGGCGCCGACGTGCCGGCGCCAGCAAGGGAGGAACTTGTTTCATGA
- a CDS encoding GFA family protein has product MTDEVRTGGCQCGAVRFRIKGKLGRASICHCRMCQKQFGSFFGALVTVPKDGVEWMREEPTYFQSSVNIDRGFCARCGTPLTYRQPGALEIAIGAFDDRSDLAPQIQVNYAVRLPWVETIFDQPMHQDPDFYSRQEQIISFQHPDHETTDWPAHGLKI; this is encoded by the coding sequence ATGACGGATGAAGTTCGAACCGGCGGCTGCCAGTGCGGTGCCGTGCGTTTCCGCATCAAGGGCAAGCTCGGCCGGGCGTCCATCTGCCATTGCCGCATGTGCCAGAAACAGTTCGGTTCGTTTTTCGGCGCGCTGGTGACAGTGCCCAAGGATGGCGTCGAATGGATGCGCGAAGAGCCCACCTATTTCCAGTCGTCGGTCAACATCGATCGCGGCTTCTGTGCCCGCTGCGGTACACCGCTGACCTATCGCCAACCTGGCGCACTGGAGATCGCCATCGGCGCCTTCGACGACCGCTCCGATCTGGCGCCGCAGATCCAGGTCAACTACGCGGTCCGATTGCCTTGGGTGGAAACGATCTTTGACCAGCCCATGCATCAGGATCCGGATTTCTACTCCCGCCAGGAGCAGATCATCTCCTTCCAGCATCCCGACCACGAAACCACGGACTGGCCCGCGCACGGCCTGAAGATATGA
- the cimA gene encoding citramalate synthase: MTKQRLYLFDTTLRDGQQTPGIDFSVEDKIAIAKLLDEFGMDFVEGGYPGANPTDTAFFQQKRTAKAKFVAFGMTKRAGVSASNDPGLAALVQSKSDAICFVAKSWDYHVRVALGCTNEENLDSIKASVEAAIAAGKEAMVDCEHFFDGFKANPDYALACARTAYEAGARWVVLCDTNGGTQPSEVRAIVDKVIVSGIPGDHLGIHAHDDTGQAVANSLAAVEAGVRQIQGTLNGIGERCGNANLVSIVPTLALKPAFADRFETGISAEALTGISRLSRAFDELLNRAPEAQAPYVGASAFATKAGIHASALAKEPATYEHVPPEAVGNRRRVMVSDQGGKANFLAELKRRGIDVPRDDHRLDALISVVKEREAEGYAYEGADASFELLARKMLHGLPEFFNVTSFRCMVERRFDANGQLKTVSEAIVKVMVEGEEKMSVAEGHGPVNALDIALRKDLGKFQSEIADMELADFKVRILNGGTEAITRVLIESHDGTGARWWTVGVSENIIDASFQALMDSIVYKLMKNRDMAGLVAAE; this comes from the coding sequence ATGACCAAGCAACGCCTCTATCTCTTCGACACAACCCTCCGCGATGGCCAGCAGACGCCGGGCATCGACTTTTCCGTCGAGGACAAGATCGCGATTGCCAAGCTGCTCGACGAGTTCGGCATGGACTTTGTCGAAGGCGGCTATCCCGGCGCCAATCCGACCGACACCGCCTTCTTCCAGCAGAAGCGCACGGCGAAGGCAAAGTTCGTCGCCTTCGGCATGACCAAGCGGGCAGGCGTGTCGGCGTCCAACGACCCGGGCCTGGCAGCGCTCGTGCAGTCCAAGTCCGACGCCATCTGCTTCGTCGCCAAGAGCTGGGACTATCATGTCCGCGTCGCGCTCGGCTGCACCAATGAGGAAAACCTCGACTCCATCAAGGCTTCGGTCGAAGCAGCAATCGCCGCGGGCAAGGAAGCGATGGTCGATTGCGAGCATTTCTTCGACGGCTTCAAGGCCAATCCGGACTACGCACTGGCCTGCGCCAGGACTGCCTATGAAGCCGGCGCGCGCTGGGTGGTGTTGTGCGACACCAATGGCGGCACGCAGCCCTCGGAAGTGCGCGCCATCGTCGACAAGGTCATTGTTTCAGGCATTCCGGGCGACCATCTCGGCATCCATGCCCATGACGACACCGGCCAGGCGGTGGCCAATTCGCTCGCCGCCGTCGAGGCCGGCGTGCGCCAGATCCAAGGCACGCTGAACGGCATCGGCGAGCGCTGCGGCAACGCCAATCTGGTCTCGATCGTACCGACGCTGGCGCTGAAGCCGGCCTTCGCCGATCGGTTTGAAACCGGCATCTCGGCCGAGGCGCTGACCGGGATATCCCGGCTTTCCCGCGCCTTCGACGAATTGCTGAACCGTGCTCCGGAAGCGCAGGCGCCCTATGTTGGCGCCTCGGCCTTCGCCACCAAGGCCGGCATCCATGCCTCCGCACTGGCCAAGGAGCCGGCGACCTATGAACATGTGCCGCCCGAGGCGGTAGGCAACCGCCGCCGCGTTATGGTTTCGGACCAGGGCGGCAAGGCCAATTTCCTCGCCGAACTGAAGCGGCGCGGCATCGATGTGCCCAGAGACGACCATCGTCTCGATGCGCTGATCTCGGTGGTCAAGGAGCGCGAGGCCGAGGGCTACGCCTATGAGGGCGCCGATGCCTCCTTCGAGCTGTTGGCGCGCAAAATGCTGCACGGCCTGCCGGAGTTCTTCAACGTCACTTCGTTCCGCTGCATGGTCGAGCGCCGCTTCGATGCCAACGGCCAGTTGAAGACGGTCTCCGAAGCCATCGTCAAGGTGATGGTCGAGGGCGAGGAGAAGATGTCGGTGGCCGAAGGCCACGGCCCGGTCAACGCGCTCGACATCGCGTTGCGCAAGGACCTCGGCAAATTCCAGAGCGAGATCGCCGACATGGAGCTCGCCGATTTCAAGGTGCGTATCCTCAATGGCGGCACCGAGGCGATCACCCGCGTCCTGATCGAATCGCATGACGGCACCGGCGCACGCTGGTGGACGGTCGGCGTCTCGGAAAACATCATCGATGCGTCCTTCCAGGCGCTGATGGATTCGATCGTCTACAAGCTGATGAAGAACCGCGACATGGCGGGATTGGTGGCGGCGGAGTAA
- the rarD gene encoding EamA family transporter RarD has translation MASDTIQPDADSKARSGFLLALGAYLLWGLLPFYMKAVAHLPLIEVIAHRIVWSVPIAAAVLVWAGRTADFKAAIRSPRSIAMAALTATLISVNWAIYVWAISVDRTVETALGYYINPLVSIVVGALLLGEKLDRLQIAAVLLAAVAVAVLTVDAGKLPWVSLALAFSFAAYGFFRKTLPIGPSQGFLLEVLLLSVPALAYIVFLVVNGQDHFISSNGTDMALLIGCGPVTSVPLLLFAFGAKLLRLSTIGIMQYIAPTMVFLIAVLIFDEPFGTTQAIAFALIWAALAMYSWSMFRGREIRPVALAPK, from the coding sequence ATGGCCAGCGACACGATCCAGCCCGACGCCGACTCCAAAGCCCGCAGCGGCTTTCTCCTCGCGCTCGGCGCTTATCTGCTATGGGGCCTGTTGCCCTTCTACATGAAGGCGGTTGCGCATCTGCCGCTGATCGAGGTGATCGCCCACCGCATCGTCTGGTCGGTGCCGATTGCTGCTGCAGTGCTGGTCTGGGCCGGCCGCACAGCCGATTTCAAGGCGGCGATCCGCTCGCCGCGCAGCATCGCCATGGCGGCGCTGACGGCGACCCTGATCTCCGTCAACTGGGCCATCTATGTCTGGGCGATCTCGGTCGACCGCACCGTCGAGACCGCGCTCGGATACTACATCAACCCATTAGTTAGCATCGTCGTCGGCGCGTTGTTGCTCGGCGAGAAGCTCGACCGGCTGCAGATCGCGGCCGTGTTGCTGGCGGCGGTCGCAGTTGCCGTTCTGACCGTCGATGCCGGCAAATTGCCCTGGGTGTCGTTGGCGCTGGCGTTTTCCTTCGCTGCCTATGGGTTCTTCCGCAAGACGCTGCCGATCGGCCCGAGCCAGGGCTTTCTGCTCGAAGTGCTTTTGCTGTCGGTGCCGGCGCTTGCCTACATCGTCTTCCTGGTCGTCAACGGCCAGGACCATTTCATCTCCAGCAACGGCACCGATATGGCTTTGCTCATCGGCTGCGGCCCAGTCACCTCGGTGCCGCTGCTTCTGTTCGCCTTCGGCGCCAAGCTTCTGCGCCTCTCCACCATCGGCATCATGCAGTACATCGCACCGACCATGGTGTTCCTGATCGCCGTGCTGATTTTCGACGAGCCGTTCGGCACCACGCAAGCAATTGCCTTCGCGCTGATCTGGGCGGCATTGGCGATGTATTCCTGGTCGATGTTTCGTGGCCGTGAAATCCGCCCGGTGGCGTTGGCCCCGAAGTAG
- a CDS encoding NUDIX hydrolase, with amino-acid sequence MNEQRKTLPAVSVAVVRGRTVLLVKRARPPSQGLYAFPGGKVEPGETLQEAASRELLEETGLRAQDYRPLRDIHIDGSGENHAVDYLLTVFGAVYAGGEATASDDAETAAFYSLDEMATLPLAGDVMEVAEELLA; translated from the coding sequence ATGAACGAGCAGCGCAAGACACTTCCCGCAGTCTCGGTCGCCGTCGTGCGCGGCAGGACGGTGCTGCTGGTCAAACGGGCGCGGCCGCCGTCGCAGGGGCTTTATGCCTTTCCCGGCGGCAAGGTCGAGCCCGGCGAGACGCTGCAAGAAGCAGCGTCGCGCGAATTGCTGGAGGAAACCGGGCTGCGGGCGCAGGACTATCGTCCGCTTCGCGACATCCACATCGACGGCAGCGGCGAGAATCACGCGGTCGACTATCTGCTGACCGTGTTCGGCGCCGTTTATGCCGGCGGCGAAGCGACGGCCAGCGACGATGCCGAGACCGCCGCCTTCTATAGTCTTGATGAAATGGCGACGCTGCCGCTCGCGGGTGACGTCATGGAGGTGGCTGAAGAGCTTTTGGCCTGA
- a CDS encoding VOC family protein — MIDHLGINVADFGASKAFYDQAMAPLGASLIYMVPLEYTGGAKVGGYGRDRPVFWLQASDDKPRTHQHVAFTARSRAEVDAFHAAALAAGGKDNGGPGLRPHYHPDYYGAFVLDPDGNNVEAVCHAPE; from the coding sequence ATGATCGACCATCTCGGCATCAATGTCGCCGATTTCGGCGCGTCGAAAGCCTTTTATGACCAGGCGATGGCGCCGCTTGGCGCCTCGCTGATCTACATGGTGCCACTGGAATATACCGGCGGCGCCAAGGTCGGCGGTTATGGCCGCGACCGGCCGGTGTTCTGGCTGCAGGCCAGCGATGACAAGCCGAGGACCCATCAGCACGTCGCCTTCACCGCGCGCAGCCGCGCCGAGGTCGACGCCTTCCATGCCGCGGCGCTCGCCGCCGGCGGCAAGGACAATGGCGGGCCGGGGCTGCGCCCGCATTATCACCCGGACTATTACGGCGCCTTCGTCTTGGATCCCGACGGCAACAATGTCGAGGCCGTCTGCCATGCGCCCGAATGA
- the cysS gene encoding cysteine--tRNA ligase yields the protein MSDASKGLSLYNTLTRTKDVFVPIDPSNVRMYVCGPTVYDFAHIGNARPAIVFDVLFRLLRHLYGEAGVTYVRNITDVDDKINARALRDFGAEIASGNLTLNEAIRRVTEKTADQYHKDVAALGCLPPTVEPRATEFVARRADGKVDMITLIERLIERGHAYVAAGEVLFDTASMPDYGELSKRNLDEQQAGARIAVDAHKKNPGDFVLWKLSSPEEPGWDSPWGRGRPGWHIECSAMSAAYLGDVFDIHGGGLDLIFPHHENEIAQSRCAHGTDVMANVWMHNGFLQVEGQKMSKSLGNFYAIAELLETDTFGGRKWPGEVLRLAMLMTHYREPIDFSVRKLEEAENTLRKWKRAADLAPSAGQVPAEVVAALSDDLATYAAFQQLTQLAGEAAEGNEAAASLKASLLFLGFDIGAAKVDEVAVAKAIAKRLELIAAKNWAEADRIRDELLAQGVQLKDGKDPITGERVTTWEVKR from the coding sequence ATGTCTGACGCATCGAAGGGTCTCAGCCTCTACAACACGCTAACGCGGACGAAGGACGTGTTCGTCCCGATCGACCCGTCGAATGTGCGCATGTATGTCTGCGGTCCGACCGTCTACGACTTTGCCCATATCGGCAATGCGCGTCCGGCGATCGTCTTCGACGTGCTGTTCCGTTTGCTGCGTCACCTCTACGGCGAGGCTGGTGTCACGTATGTGCGCAACATCACAGATGTCGACGACAAGATTAACGCCCGCGCGCTGCGCGATTTCGGCGCCGAGATCGCGTCGGGAAACCTGACGCTCAACGAGGCGATCCGCCGCGTCACCGAAAAGACCGCCGACCAGTACCACAAGGATGTCGCCGCACTCGGTTGCTTGCCGCCTACGGTCGAGCCGCGCGCCACCGAGTTCGTTGCGCGCCGCGCCGACGGCAAGGTTGACATGATCACCCTCATCGAACGTTTGATCGAACGCGGCCACGCCTATGTCGCCGCCGGCGAAGTGCTGTTCGACACCGCCTCGATGCCGGATTATGGCGAGCTGTCGAAGCGCAATCTCGACGAACAGCAGGCCGGTGCGCGAATTGCCGTCGACGCTCACAAGAAGAACCCGGGCGATTTCGTGCTGTGGAAATTGTCGTCACCGGAAGAGCCCGGCTGGGACAGCCCGTGGGGCAGGGGCCGTCCGGGCTGGCACATCGAATGCTCGGCCATGTCGGCCGCCTATCTCGGCGATGTCTTCGACATTCATGGCGGCGGCCTCGATTTGATCTTCCCGCACCATGAGAACGAGATCGCCCAGTCGCGTTGCGCCCACGGCACCGACGTCATGGCCAATGTCTGGATGCACAACGGCTTCCTGCAGGTCGAGGGCCAGAAAATGTCGAAGAGCCTCGGCAATTTCTACGCCATCGCCGAACTGCTGGAGACCGACACTTTCGGCGGCCGCAAATGGCCGGGCGAGGTGCTGCGGCTGGCGATGCTGATGACGCATTACCGCGAGCCGATCGACTTTTCCGTACGCAAGCTGGAAGAGGCCGAGAATACGCTGCGCAAATGGAAGCGCGCCGCCGATCTCGCCCCGTCGGCAGGGCAAGTTCCGGCGGAGGTTGTGGCGGCGCTGTCTGACGACCTCGCCACCTATGCCGCCTTCCAGCAGCTCACGCAGCTTGCCGGTGAGGCCGCGGAGGGCAACGAAGCGGCCGCATCGCTGAAGGCATCGCTGTTGTTCCTCGGCTTCGATATCGGCGCGGCCAAGGTCGACGAGGTTGCGGTCGCCAAGGCGATCGCCAAGCGCTTGGAACTGATCGCAGCGAAAAACTGGGCCGAAGCCGATCGCATCCGCGATGAGCTTCTGGCGCAGGGCGTGCAGCTGAAAGACGGCAAGGATCCTATCACTGGCGAACGCGTGACGACGTGGGAGGTAAAGCGGTGA
- a CDS encoding LysM peptidoglycan-binding domain-containing protein codes for MAINPLKAFLFAAGGTVAIVGTAYVSGALDPYLNPKPPAEIAALTPPAEKPADSGTEGRLPPAPAAPADVKAPAAPADATAPATEAAAPAAPAAPAAAPATPAPATAGPVAPSFDVVRVESNGSIVVAGNAAPNSKIEILNGSSVLGSTVAGPDGAFVIVLDDPLKPGDYTIALRATADDVVTPSVQTAVVSVPKDAAGQVLAMVEEPGKPAELLSVPAPETKPAAPAAGDQAAAPAAEAPATAAPAVVAAAPAAPAETAPAAPAVEAATAPAAPAVPAAPPAAGVAAPKIVVEAVEIDGNKIFVAGLADAGRKVRAYANDILLGDAVTSPDGHFLVEATRDIPVGSYTIHVDGLDADGVKVVARAAVPFEREPGEAIAAVAPAEAKPTETKPAEAKPAEPAAPAAAEAPAAPKPAAPATIAAAPAKPAPAAAASAPAAPAAEAPAPADPAVAGAPAAPAAPAAEVPAVVAAATPDVPETVAPKLEHADGAVIIRRHDTLWRISRRVYGHGVRFSTIYLANQDQISDPDRIWPGQVFKVPEKSKEGEAADLKAMGEQVTTAPVKTQ; via the coding sequence ATGGCAATTAATCCTTTGAAGGCGTTTCTGTTCGCGGCGGGTGGGACCGTCGCGATCGTCGGAACCGCCTATGTATCGGGCGCACTCGACCCGTATCTCAACCCCAAGCCGCCAGCGGAGATTGCAGCGCTGACGCCGCCGGCTGAGAAGCCGGCCGATTCCGGGACCGAGGGAAGGCTGCCGCCGGCGCCTGCCGCGCCCGCCGATGTCAAGGCTCCGGCTGCACCTGCGGACGCAACCGCTCCCGCGACCGAAGCTGCGGCTCCGGCGGCACCTGCCGCGCCGGCTGCAGCCCCAGCAACTCCCGCGCCGGCCACGGCCGGGCCGGTTGCGCCGAGCTTCGACGTCGTGCGCGTCGAAAGCAACGGCTCGATCGTCGTTGCCGGCAATGCTGCGCCCAATTCGAAGATCGAGATCCTCAACGGCTCCTCGGTGCTTGGCTCGACTGTCGCCGGTCCGGACGGCGCCTTCGTCATCGTTCTCGACGATCCGCTGAAGCCCGGCGACTATACGATTGCGTTGCGCGCGACGGCCGACGATGTGGTTACCCCTTCCGTGCAGACCGCCGTCGTTTCGGTTCCCAAGGACGCCGCCGGCCAGGTGCTGGCGATGGTCGAGGAACCCGGCAAGCCGGCCGAGCTGCTTAGCGTCCCGGCGCCTGAGACCAAGCCCGCGGCACCGGCCGCCGGCGATCAGGCCGCTGCCCCAGCCGCTGAGGCGCCTGCTACGGCTGCGCCTGCCGTGGTCGCGGCAGCGCCTGCCGCTCCCGCTGAAACAGCACCTGCTGCTCCGGCTGTGGAAGCCGCAACTGCCCCTGCAGCGCCAGCAGTACCTGCAGCGCCGCCGGCGGCAGGCGTGGCTGCACCCAAGATCGTCGTCGAAGCGGTCGAGATCGACGGCAACAAGATCTTCGTCGCCGGTCTGGCTGACGCCGGCCGCAAGGTGCGCGCCTATGCCAACGATATCCTGCTTGGTGATGCGGTGACCTCGCCCGACGGTCATTTCCTGGTCGAGGCGACGCGCGACATCCCGGTCGGCAGCTACACCATCCATGTCGACGGTCTCGACGCCGACGGCGTGAAGGTCGTGGCCCGCGCCGCCGTGCCGTTCGAGCGCGAACCCGGCGAAGCGATCGCCGCCGTGGCGCCCGCGGAGGCCAAGCCCACCGAGACCAAGCCCGCCGAAGCAAAGCCTGCTGAGCCGGCCGCACCGGCTGCTGCCGAAGCACCGGCCGCTCCGAAGCCTGCGGCGCCAGCCACTATCGCGGCTGCCCCTGCGAAGCCCGCACCAGCTGCTGCCGCATCCGCACCAGCCGCACCGGCGGCTGAAGCGCCGGCTCCGGCTGACCCGGCGGTTGCCGGGGCACCTGCGGCACCGGCAGCGCCTGCCGCTGAGGTTCCAGCCGTCGTCGCGGCGGCAACGCCCGATGTGCCAGAGACGGTGGCGCCAAAGCTTGAACATGCCGACGGCGCGGTGATCATCCGCAGGCACGACACGCTGTGGCGGATCTCACGGCGCGTCTACGGTCACGGCGTGCGCTTCTCGACCATCTATCTCGCCAACCAGGACCAGATCAGCGATCCCGACCGCATCTGGCCGGGGCAGGTGTTCAAGGTTCCGGAAAAGTCCAAGGAAGGCGAAGCCGCCGACCTCAAGGCGATGGGCGAGCAGGTGACAACGGCGCCGGTGAAGACGCAGTAG